A genome region from Maniola jurtina chromosome 22, ilManJurt1.1, whole genome shotgun sequence includes the following:
- the LOC123876963 gene encoding ubiquitin carboxyl-terminal hydrolase 8 isoform X1: MTETRRSQLHLGKCIEDLDKLHNVPDLKSKRATMLCKTAQKLFESAEEAREKGDEETSYVQYMKYLRVIAFISKDKDYIKDKTYYTSMLGAKNPNKALDAAEKLKNSLIMRYEEERQNERLNDIKENELIKQKIDENRKKAMEAVTVKEPANQGLPGPDEVVINSEQLYATLKSGKLKVMILDARPGKDYIESHINHPACISVPEECISPGQSANVLEQNLPAASRPVWAERASMDLIVMLDWNSSAVIPGKTLHLLKTILLRWDIKVQYSRQPLALRGGYEDWLLKYPAFTTNPQPTTPHHDTMLDDMLGEIDYPNWSDLSPPMVTVNRVAKPTSGGPLIDRTSKMAAVQLYEERARSMQNILEQQERIADTSLTLEMQRLEAEQDWEKIRQQNEDENRDEIRAMYKLREQEIISQLMQLESKQYDMEQENQTLREQLEEYQRREKEEAANIAETIAKVAEQTGVTDNEAQVDERSRQAAARDVAAKRARIAAVRAQRDELDRRREAMEVERKRKLAEARTKRKPHEKEDDGDAYMASPTDSTGAAGLNRSQSSPNIAKLSSDEDEVSTPTFDRSTKPTKVAPSSEMHHRDFQPVWGDVGRGLTGLKNLGNTCYMNSIIQCLNNTAILVTYFCNGQYLEHVNRSHSTRGAIAEELAAVVRALWSGQYRFIAPKDLRNEVGKHQRAFRGTEQQDSHEFLTILMDWLHLDLQFTIKPPHKETLGASERAWHEYTKSKESLVLRLFYGQIRSTVRCSVCRASSATYDSFSNLSLELPAHASRCTLADCLKLYLNDEMIPGWNCPNCKEKRDAVKKLDISRLPPVLVIHFKRFYVDPKEYMCNAYRKKQTYIDFPLEDLDMRQFSLQCPGNPIYNLYAVSNHYGSMEGGHYTAYCKSSVYGKWYKYDDHLVTEIPASEVRSSAAYILFYSACSRS; the protein is encoded by the exons atgacTGAGACGCGTCGTTCGCAACTCCATCTGGGGAAGTGCATAGAGGATTTGGACAAATTACACAACGTACCTGACTTGAAATCAAAAAGAGCTACTAT GTTATGCAAAACTGCACAGAAACTCTTCGAATCTGCTGAGGAGGCTCGTGAAAAGGGTGATGAAGAGACTTCCTACGTTCAGTATATGAAGTACCTTCGTGTTATCGCGTTTATCAGCAAAGATAAGGACTATATTAAAGACAAGACTTACTATACAAGTATGCTTGGTGCCAAGAACCCTAATAAGGCCTTAGATGCGGCTGAGAAGTTGAAAAATAGCTTGATTATGAG ATATGAGGAAGAGAGACAAAATGAGCGGCTCAATGATATCAAAGAGAATGAGTTGATCAAACAGAAGATAGATGAGAACAGAAAGAAGGCTATGGAAGCTGTTACTGTGAAAGAACCTGCTAACCAGGGTTTGCCTG GTCCTGATGAAGTAGTGATAAATAGCGAGCAGTTGTACGCTACACTGAAGAGTGGCAAGTTGAAGGTGATGATCTTGGATGCGAGGCCGGGCAAGGATTACATTGAGTCCCACATCAACCACCCTGCTTGCATCAGTGTGCCGGAAGAGTGTATATCACCTGG CCAATCAGCCAACGTCTTAGAGCAGAACCTCCCAGCCGCGTCCAGACCAGTGTGGGCTGAGCGTGCGTCCATGGACCTTATCGTGATGCTGGACTGGAACAGCTCCGCCGTCATTCCGGGCAAAACACTGCATCTGTTGAAGACCATACTTCTTCGG tgGGACATCAAAGTGCAGTACTCCAGGCAACCCCTGGCATTACGGGGCGGCTATGAAGACTGGCTGCTGAAATACCCAGCCTTCACCACCAACCCTCAGCCCACCACACCCCATCATGATACCATGCTTGATGATATGCTAG GAGAGATAGACTACCCGAACTGGTCGGACCTGAGCCCACCCATGGTCACAGTTAATCGTGTTGCCAAGCCCACCAGTGGGGGACCTCTTATAGACAGAACTAGTAAG ATGGCAGCTGTACAACTGTACGAGGAACGAGCTAGAAGCATGCAGAACATTCTAGAACAGCAAGAGCGCATCGCTGATACCTCTCTCACGCTCGAGATGCAGCGCTTGGAAGCTGAGCAG GATTGGGAGAAGATCCGGCAACAGAATGAAGATGAGAACAGGGACGAGATTCGAGCTATGTACAAGTTGCGCGAACAAGAGATCATATCGCAGCTGATGCAACTGGAGAGCAAGCAATATGATATG GAACAAGAGAACCAAACTCTCCGCGAGCAGTTGGAGGAGTATCAGCGGAGAGAGAAGGAAGAGGCAGCCAATATCGCGGAGACCATCGCCAAAGTCGCCGAGCAAACTGGTGTCACTGACAATGAAGCACaag TGGACGAGCGGTCTCGCCAAGCCGCGGCAAGGGACGTGGCGGCCAAGCGAGCTCGTATAGCGGCCGTGAGAGCGCAGAGAGACGAGCTGGACCGGCGCCGCGAGGCCATGGAGGTGGAGCGCAAGCGGAAACTCGCCGAGGCCCGGACCAAGCGGAAGCCGCACGAGAAG gAGGATGATGGCGACGCCTACATGGCATCTCCCACCGATAGCACCGGGGCGGCCGGCCTCAACCGGTCACAGTCATCGCCCAACATTGCTAAG CTTTCGTCAGACGAGGATGAGGTCAGCACGCCAACCTTCGACCGAAGCACGAAGCCGACCAAAGTGGCACCCTCTAGTGAAATGCACCACCGGGACTTCCAACCCGTCTGGGGTGATGTG GGGCGAGGTCTGACGGGTCTGAAGAACCTCGGCAACACTTGCTATATGAACTCGATCATCCAGTGCCTGAACAATACCGCCATCCTCGTCACATACTTCTGCAACGGACAGTACCTCGAGCACGTTAACAG GTCGCACAGTACGCGAGGGGCGATAGCTGAGGAGCTGGCGGCGGTCGTCCGCGCGCTGTGGTCGGGGCAGTATCGATTCATCGCGCCCAAAGATTTACGG aaCGAAGTAGGTAAGCACCAGCGCGCGTTTCGCGGCACAGAACAGCAAGATTCTCACGAATTTCTAACTATCCTTATGGATTGGCTACATCTCGACCTGCAGTTCACCATCAAACCACCACACAAG GAAACGTTGGGCGCGTCAGAACGCGCATGGCACGAATACACCAAGTCAAAAGAAAGCCTGGTTTTAAGGCTATTCTATGGACAA ATCCGGTCAACGGTGCGGTGTTCGGTGTGTCGAGCAAGCTCGGCCACGTACGACTCGTTCTCCAACTTATCGTTAGAACTGCCCGCGCACGCCTCCAGGTGCACGTTAGCT GACTGTCTAAAACTCTACCTAAACGACGAAATGATACCAGGATGGAACTGCCCGAACTGTAAAGAAAAACGAGATGCCGTCAAAAAACTAGACATTTCCAGACTACCCCCCGTTCTAGTCATACACTTCAAACGATTCTACGTAGACCCTAAAGAATACATGTGCAACGCGTATAGAAAAAAGCAGACTTATATAGACTTTCCTTTAGAGGATCTGGATATGAGGCAGTTTTCGCTGCAGTGTCCCGGGAATCCGATATATAATTTATACGCCGTGTCTAACCATTACGGGTCTATGGAAGGTGGACATTATACTGCGTACTGCAAAAGTAGCGTCTATGGCAA ATGGTACAAATACGACGACCATCTGGTAACCGAAATCCCCGCGAGCGAAGTGCGCTCGAGCGCGGCCTACATCCTATTCTACTCTGCCTGCTCGCGCTCGTGA
- the LOC123876963 gene encoding ubiquitin carboxyl-terminal hydrolase 8 isoform X2 — protein sequence MVLKVKVRLKYSQNHIVWLFRRGRGLTGLKNLGNTCYMNSIIQCLNNTAILVTYFCNGQYLEHVNRSHSTRGAIAEELAAVVRALWSGQYRFIAPKDLRNEVGKHQRAFRGTEQQDSHEFLTILMDWLHLDLQFTIKPPHKETLGASERAWHEYTKSKESLVLRLFYGQIRSTVRCSVCRASSATYDSFSNLSLELPAHASRCTLADCLKLYLNDEMIPGWNCPNCKEKRDAVKKLDISRLPPVLVIHFKRFYVDPKEYMCNAYRKKQTYIDFPLEDLDMRQFSLQCPGNPIYNLYAVSNHYGSMEGGHYTAYCKSSVYGKWYKYDDHLVTEIPASEVRSSAAYILFYSACSRS from the exons ATGGTGCTAAAGGTCAAGGTCAGGCTAAAGTACTCGCAAAACCACATCGTCTGGCTGTTTCGACGG GGGCGAGGTCTGACGGGTCTGAAGAACCTCGGCAACACTTGCTATATGAACTCGATCATCCAGTGCCTGAACAATACCGCCATCCTCGTCACATACTTCTGCAACGGACAGTACCTCGAGCACGTTAACAG GTCGCACAGTACGCGAGGGGCGATAGCTGAGGAGCTGGCGGCGGTCGTCCGCGCGCTGTGGTCGGGGCAGTATCGATTCATCGCGCCCAAAGATTTACGG aaCGAAGTAGGTAAGCACCAGCGCGCGTTTCGCGGCACAGAACAGCAAGATTCTCACGAATTTCTAACTATCCTTATGGATTGGCTACATCTCGACCTGCAGTTCACCATCAAACCACCACACAAG GAAACGTTGGGCGCGTCAGAACGCGCATGGCACGAATACACCAAGTCAAAAGAAAGCCTGGTTTTAAGGCTATTCTATGGACAA ATCCGGTCAACGGTGCGGTGTTCGGTGTGTCGAGCAAGCTCGGCCACGTACGACTCGTTCTCCAACTTATCGTTAGAACTGCCCGCGCACGCCTCCAGGTGCACGTTAGCT GACTGTCTAAAACTCTACCTAAACGACGAAATGATACCAGGATGGAACTGCCCGAACTGTAAAGAAAAACGAGATGCCGTCAAAAAACTAGACATTTCCAGACTACCCCCCGTTCTAGTCATACACTTCAAACGATTCTACGTAGACCCTAAAGAATACATGTGCAACGCGTATAGAAAAAAGCAGACTTATATAGACTTTCCTTTAGAGGATCTGGATATGAGGCAGTTTTCGCTGCAGTGTCCCGGGAATCCGATATATAATTTATACGCCGTGTCTAACCATTACGGGTCTATGGAAGGTGGACATTATACTGCGTACTGCAAAAGTAGCGTCTATGGCAA ATGGTACAAATACGACGACCATCTGGTAACCGAAATCCCCGCGAGCGAAGTGCGCTCGAGCGCGGCCTACATCCTATTCTACTCTGCCTGCTCGCGCTCGTGA
- the LOC123876977 gene encoding uncharacterized protein LOC123876977, protein MSYEGVYQRLGLRMSEEFQLLAEQKWILGALNKIKNQRNCLQIERLHLESMKSMLKKNSKLSMPASPESQVPEEEIKEPTDALNLMQNSTAKGTEQNEVEELRLDGATVNDEELDLLVNNAVFDMNLNQDIDMEEDDEEENNDDMFIDMNMFMNGVPSRF, encoded by the exons ATGTCTTATGAGGGTGTATACCAAAGGTTGGGGCTAAGAATGTCAGAGGAGTTCCAGCTCTTGGCTGAACAGAAATGGATATTAGGAGCACTCAATAAAATAAAGAACCAACGCAACTGTTTACAG ATAGAAAGACTTCATCTGGAGAGTATGAAATCAATGCTCAAAAAAAACTCTAAGTTGAGCATGCCAGCATCACCAGAATCCCAAGTTCCAGAAGAAGAGATCAAAGAGCCAACAGACGCGCTGAACTTGATGCAGAACTCCACAGCAAAGGGCACAGAACAGAATGAAGTTGAAGAGTTGAGGCTTGACGGAGCAACTGTCAATGATGAGGAGCTAGACTTACTTGTCAATAATGCTGTTTTTG ATATGAATCTCAATCAAGATATAGATATGGAGGAGGACGATGAAGAGGAGAACAATGATGATATGTTCATTGATATGAACATGTTCATGAACGGAGTGCCCTCTCGGTTCTAA
- the LOC123876976 gene encoding uncharacterized protein LOC123876976, which yields MNSFSASSSCDSSDSDIESEFEICCRPGGSCSRGTSSLPFDPTSIENVILSISDKFNFRVLLNDSRTKKAVIVTAGLTLAGSLIGKHYGGKAGAAVGGAIGGVCGLGVVAVSMRDIWQDIKEKLWELFDIVYDYLAGLGIEDYKMAAKFLMQNSGHSSQLAMLILQVSSDILGKQILSSLSASL from the exons ATGAATTCCTTCTCTGCATCTTCCAGTTGTGATTCGTCCGATTCAGATATTGAAAGCGAATTCGAAATATGCTGCAGACCAGGAGGATCGTGTTCTAGGGGCACCAGCAGCCTACCCTTCGACCCTACATCTATCGAAAACGTGATTCTATCCATCAGCGACAAATTCAACTTCCGTGTGCTTCTAAACGATAGTCGAACAAAGAAAGCTGTTATCGTTACTGCCGGGCTAACGTTAGCCGGAAGTCTGATCGGGAAGCACTATGGAGGGAAAGCTGGTGCGGCGGTGGGCGGTGCGATTGGTGGAGTTTGTGGGCTTGGAGTTGTCG CCGTATCAATGCGTGATATTTGGCAAGATATAAAGGAAAAgctgtgggaactatttgatatCGTCTACGATTACCTAGCTGGACTGGGAATCGAGGAttacaaaatggctgccaagTTCTTGATGCAAAATAGTGGACACAGCTCGCAGCTAGCCATGCTTATTCTGCAGGTCTCTTCTGATATTTTAGGGAAACAAATATTATCCAGCTTATCCGCTAGTTTATAA
- the LOC123876978 gene encoding protein C19orf12 homolog encodes MSSLVEPYYNMTTQINFDQRWIEGIILKLADAFEIRVKWDTEAAMLTGAFALAGGLVGGYAGGRMGAALGAGLGGAAGFGVSTMVSLTEIWDSVKAKLKELVYIVFNYLRRLDPADYVHALNVLMACSASKRELVMTILDFVAHKLGREVISSITAA; translated from the exons ATGTCCTCTCTCGTTGAACCCTATTATAATATGACGACACAAATAAATTTTGACCAACGATGGATTGAGGGAATCATACTTAAATTAG cCGATGCATTTGAGATAAGAGTGAAATGGGATACGGAGGCGGCCATGTTAACAGGGGCCTTTGCCCTGGCGGGTGGGCTAGTGGGAGGGTATGCTGGCGGCAGGATGGGGGCTGCGTTGGGCGCGGGCCTTGGTGGAGCAGCTGGTTTTGGGGTATCAA CCATGGTGTCGCTTACAGAAATCTGGGACTCGGTCAAAGCCAAGCTAAAGGAGCTGGTATACATAGTGTTCAACTACTTGCGTCGCCTCGACCCTGCGGACTACGTCCATGCTCTCAACGTGCTCATGGCTTGCTCGGCAAGTAAGCGTGAGCTAGTCATGACTATTCTGGATTTTGTCGCTCACAAACTGGGCCGGGAAGTCATTTCTAGCATCACAGCTGCATAG